The following coding sequences lie in one Aquabacterium olei genomic window:
- a CDS encoding JAB domain-containing protein, translating to MNVTHLSSAELVSELLAAPVRQAPLPLPCACDAAATYQAVEHAPPELAHKLSIARELLLRDMRAKMLDGPVMASPKVVKDWLCMYCAGLEHEVFLVLYLDAQHVLIEAEEMFRGTLTQTSVYPREVVKSALAHNAASVLLAHNHPSGQLSPSSADELLTQTLKSSLMMVDVRVLDHFVVGGDRILSFAEQGLL from the coding sequence GTGAATGTCACCCACTTGTCCAGTGCCGAACTGGTCAGCGAGTTACTCGCCGCACCTGTTCGCCAAGCTCCCCTCCCTTTGCCCTGCGCCTGCGATGCAGCAGCGACATACCAGGCCGTTGAGCACGCTCCCCCTGAGCTGGCCCACAAACTCAGCATCGCACGTGAGCTGCTGCTGCGAGACATGCGCGCCAAAATGCTGGATGGACCGGTCATGGCGTCACCCAAGGTTGTCAAGGACTGGTTGTGCATGTACTGCGCCGGTTTGGAGCACGAGGTGTTCCTGGTGCTGTACCTTGACGCCCAGCATGTTCTGATCGAGGCCGAAGAGATGTTCCGGGGCACCTTGACCCAAACGTCTGTTTACCCTCGTGAGGTCGTCAAAAGCGCGCTGGCCCACAACGCGGCATCCGTTTTGTTGGCCCATAACCACCCGAGCGGTCAATTGTCGCCAAGCAGTGCAGACGAACTCTTGACCCAGACGCTGAAATCCTCTTTGATGATGGTGGACGTGCGCGTGCTCGACCATTTCGTCGTAGGAGGCGACCGCATCCTGTCTTTTGCGGAACAGGGCTTGCTGTGA